The sequence TTTCTCGATTTTATTTGTCGCTTGAAGATAATCTGATGCGAATCTTTGCGTCAGAACGCATGCGTTCTATTATGCAAACACTTGGCATGGAGAAGGGTGAGGCAATCGAGCACCGTATGGTGACTAATGCCATTGAGAAAGCACAACGAAAGGTAGAAGGCCGTAACTTTGATTACCGTAAGCAACTATTAGAATATGATGATGTTGCAAATGATCAGCGTCGCGTTATCTACACGCAGCGAAATGAGTTGTTAGACGCGGATGATATTGAAGAAGCTATTGCCGGTATACGCGACGACGTTGTGGCTGGGCAGCTAGCAGAGTTTGTTCCTCCTCAATCAGTAGAAGAACAATGGGATATCGCTGGCCTAGAAAAGCGTTTTCATGACGATTACGGTGTAGATCTTCCTATACAACAATGGTTGGACGAGGATGACAAGTTAAACGAAGAATCGCTAGGCGAAAAGTTATCTAATGCCATGAGCGAGTACTATCAGCAGGAAAAGGTAACTAAAATTGGCGATATTATTCGCACCCTTGAAAAACAATTGATGTTGCAAGTGCTCGATACCTTATGGAAAGAGCATTTACAAAATATGGATAATTTGCGGCAAGGCATTAATTTGAGGGCTTATGCGCAACGTAATCCTAAACAAGAATATAAGCGTGAATCGTTTGCACTATTTGAAAGCCTACTTGAAGCGCTAAAGTTTGATGTTACCCGTGTTTTGTTCCGAATTGAGCCAGTCACTGAAGAGCAGCTTGCGGAAATGGATCGTCGACGTCAAGCCGCCGCAGAAGCTCAGAAGATAAAATTACAGCACGAAGAGTTTTCGGCTTTAGAAACTGAAGCGCCAGGCGCAATGGATCAAGTGAAGCCGGAGCGGCCATATGTGCGCACAGGCAAAAAAATTGGGCGAAACGATAACTGCCCGTGTGGGTCGGGTAAAAAATATAAGGCATGTCACGGAAAGCTGGCTTAGTTAAGCATTTTTTTGAAAAGTAGCAAGTAAAAAAGCAGCGCTTTATCCGCTGCTTTTTTACTTATATTAGGTTAAGTAATTTTTATCTATCTCATTTTCGAGAGCGTATTCATTAAAGAGAGGGGAGGTGTATTCATGGCGGTAGGTAATGGGGTATGGCCGACTGTTTTTCCTGTTGCCGGTGTTCGCTTGGGTGTGGCCGCTGCCGGTGTGAAATACACAGATAGAAATGATGTGGTGCTATTAGAGATCGCTGAGGGTAGCGAGGTCGCTGGCGTGTTTACGCAGAATGCCTTTTGCGCTGCACCGGTAACTCTAGCCAAACAACACTTGGGCGAAAATACGCCACGATATTTTTTGATCAATTCGGGTAACGCGAATGCTTGTACAGGCGACGCCGGTTTTGACGCTGCACAAGAAACCATGTCCGCTGTAGCGCGTGTTGCAAAAGTTAGTATTAATCAGGTTCTGCCTTTTTCAACCGGTGTGATAGGGGAGCCGTTGCCAAGCAGCAAAATTGTAGCCGCTATTCCGCAGGCGTATGAACAGCTGGATGTGATGGGCTGGGAGCTGGCGGCAACTACTATTATGACAACAGATACACGCCCTAAAGCGAGTAGTGTTCGGATTAATATTGGTGGCGAAACTGTCTCTATCACTGGAATTTCGAAAGGCTCGGGAATGATTCGCCCCAATATGGCGACAATGTTAGCTTACATTGCAACGGATGCGGCAATCGATGCAGATACGCTTCGCGCTATTTCCCTTTCTGCTGCGAACAAATCATTTAATAGAATTACCATCGATGGTGATACGTCTACGAATGATGCCTGTATGTTAATCGCCACTGGGCAATCTTCTGCAAAGAAAATTGAGCGGCCGAGCGGTGAAGCCTTTGAAAAAATTCGAGATGCTATAATCGATGTTTACAAAAATCTCGCACAGCAAATCGTGCGAGACGGAGAAGGCGCAACAAAGTTTGTTACGGTAAATGTCTCGGGTGGAAAATCGAATTCAGAGTGTTTACAGGTGGCTTATGCTATTGCGCATTCGCCTTTGGTTAAAACAGCGCTATTCGCGTCGGACCCCAATTGGGGGCGTATTGTTGCGGCTATAGGTTACGCTGGTATCGACTCTCTTGATCCCTCACGCGTGTCAGTGAGTTTGGATGATGTTCAAATCGTCAAAAATGGTAGTCGCGCGGTAAGCTATTTAGAGGAATCTGGCCAAGCTATTTTTAATCAACCTGAGTTTTCGATAAACGTAGCGCTTGGACGTGGTGAAGCGTCAGAAACACTGTGGACGAGTGATTTGTCGCACGAGTACGTTACTATCAATGCTGAGTACCGCACCTAGATGAAGGTTCAGACGAAGCAGGTTAGGGTTGCTGTTGGCGTAGTGCTTAACGCAGCGAATGAGGTGTTAATTGCACAGCGACAGTCGGGCCAGCACTTGGCGGGGTTATGGGAATTTCCCGGAGGCAAGATAGAAATGGGTGAAAGTTGTGCGCAAGCGCTAGT is a genomic window of Teredinibacter purpureus containing:
- the argJ gene encoding bifunctional glutamate N-acetyltransferase/amino-acid acetyltransferase ArgJ, coding for MAVGNGVWPTVFPVAGVRLGVAAAGVKYTDRNDVVLLEIAEGSEVAGVFTQNAFCAAPVTLAKQHLGENTPRYFLINSGNANACTGDAGFDAAQETMSAVARVAKVSINQVLPFSTGVIGEPLPSSKIVAAIPQAYEQLDVMGWELAATTIMTTDTRPKASSVRINIGGETVSITGISKGSGMIRPNMATMLAYIATDAAIDADTLRAISLSAANKSFNRITIDGDTSTNDACMLIATGQSSAKKIERPSGEAFEKIRDAIIDVYKNLAQQIVRDGEGATKFVTVNVSGGKSNSECLQVAYAIAHSPLVKTALFASDPNWGRIVAAIGYAGIDSLDPSRVSVSLDDVQIVKNGSRAVSYLEESGQAIFNQPEFSINVALGRGEASETLWTSDLSHEYVTINAEYRT